Proteins encoded in a region of the Megalops cyprinoides isolate fMegCyp1 chromosome 3, fMegCyp1.pri, whole genome shotgun sequence genome:
- the LOC118775280 gene encoding protein phosphatase 1D-like isoform X2 → MENSLLVRVSVFSDQGGRKYMEDVTEVVVEQEPSEGELDSVRVAEAKVDICGCAHYTPGNELQDPTQSNVVISPLPATVSWTQHVTADEHKSSCTFTTALGQDGEAATKIGPRRSVAFFAVFDGHGGREAAHFARDHLWDFIKKQRGFWSKDYEEVCAAIRKGFVACHHAMWKKLPEWPKTLTGLPSTSGTTASVVVIRGDCMFVAHVGDSAVVLGVREHPSDRLIRAVEVTQDHKPELPKERHRIEGLGGSVMKKSGVNRVVWKRPRLTHNGPVRRSTVIDQIPFLAVARALGDLWSYDFYSGEFVVSPEPDTSVVRLDPRRHRYVILGSDGLWNMVPPQDAVTMCQDHDEALAPFGVSSARRLVSHALLRWRQRMLRADNTSVIVIALQEPGGLRLPLHREEVIFNLAEGPGRHPSTLLTETPHYEMPSPVMELPPGRERRDGPSASLCDLPGSPEEVTSQSGGPADRATGTPPSEGEPPGCKRIPEGEPCSSPAGKRARRGLPRPPHCLPSPGIPRRRNGERPAVRRGGRGHKHPPNVSALLQQHRKATVCVC, encoded by the exons ATGGAAAATTCACTGTTGGTACGAGTGAGTGTCTTCTCGGACCAAGGAGGCAGGAAATACATGGAAGATGTAACCGAGGTTGTAGTGGAGCAAGAGCCGAGCGAGGGTGAGCTTGATTCGGTCAGAGTTGCGGAGGCAAAAGTGGACATCTGTGGTTGTGCTCACTACACGCCGGGGAACGAACTTCAGGATCCAACTCAAAGCAATGTTGTCATTAGTCCTCTTCCCGCCACTGTGTCATGGACACAACACGTTACAGCCGATGAACACAAAAGTAGTTGcacatttacaacagcactgggGCAGGATGGAGAAGCAGCAACCAAGATTGGACCACGGCGGTCTGTGGCCTTCTTCGCGGTGTTTGACGGTCACGGAGGTCGAGAGGCAGCCCATTTTGCACGGGATCATTTGTGGGACTTCATAAAGAAGCAGCGTGGATTTTGGTCTAAGGATTACGAGGAAGTATGCGCAGCGATCCGCAAAGGGTTTGTTGCCTGCCACCATGCCATGTGGAAGAAGCTGC cGGAGTGGCCCAAGACCCTCACGGGGCTCCCCAGCACGTCTGGCACCACGGCCAGCGTGGTGGTGATCCGGGGGGACTGCATGTTCGTGGCCCACGTGGGGGACTCTGCGGTGGTGCTCGGGGTGCGGGAGCATCCATCCGACCGCCTGATCCGGGCGGTGGAGGTCACGCAGGACCACAAGCCGGAGCTCCCCAAGGAGAGGCACCGCATCGAGGGACTGGGAGGCAG TGTGATGAAGAAGTCAGGGGTGAACCGTGTGGTGTGGAAGAGGCCCAGGCTAACCCACAATGGCCCAGTCAGGAGAAGCACCGTTATCGACCAGATCCCCTTCCTTGCAGTGGCGCGAGCACTGG GCGACCTGTGGAGCTATGACTTCTACAGCGGGGAGTTTGTGGTGTCCCCGGAGCCCGACACCAGCGTGGTGAGGCTGGACCCCAGGCGCCATCGTTACGTCATCCTGGGCAGTGATGGGCTGTGGAACATGGTCCCCCCGCAGGACGCCGTCACCATGTGCCAGGACCACGACGAGGCCTTG GCGCCATTCGGGGTGTCGTCCGCCCGCCGGCTGGTGAGCCATGCCCTCCTGCGCTGGCGGCAGCGCATGCTGCGTGCCGACAACACCAGCGTCATCGTCATCGCGCTGCAGGAGCCCGGGGGGCTGCGGCTCCCCCTGCACCGCGAGGAGGTGATCTTCAACCTGGCGGAGGGGCCCGGGCGCCACCCCAGCACCCTGCTCACCGAG acCCCGCACTATGAGATGCCCTCGCCTGTAATGGAGCTGCCTCCAGGCCGGGAGCGACGGGATGGCCCCTCTGCGAGCCTCTGCGACCTCCCCGGCTCCCCTGAGGAGGTGACGTCACAGAGCGGCGGCCCCGCGGACAGGGCCACGGGCACTCCGCCCAGCGAGGGCGAGCCGCCCGGCTGCAAACGCATCCCCGAGGGCGAGCCCTGCTCCAGCCCGGCTGGGAAGAGGGCCCGCCGCGGGCTCCCGCGGCCCCCGCactgcctcccctcccccggcATCCCGCGGCGCAGGAACGGCGAGCGGCCGGCGGTGCGGCGTGGCGGGAGGGGACACAAGCACCCCCCCAACGTCTCcgccctcctgcagcagcaccgCAAGGCCACCGTGTGCGTGTGCTGA
- the LOC118775280 gene encoding protein phosphatase 1D-like isoform X1 has protein sequence MENSLLVRVSVFSDQGGRKYMEDVTEVVVEQEPSEGELDSVRVAEAKVDICGCAHYTPGNELQDPTQSNVVISPLPATVSWTQHVTADEHKSSCTFTTALGQDGEAATKIGPRRSVAFFAVFDGHGGREAAHFARDHLWDFIKKQRGFWSKDYEEVCAAIRKGFVACHHAMWKKLPEWPKTLTGLPSTSGTTASVVVIRGDCMFVAHVGDSAVVLGVREHPSDRLIRAVEVTQDHKPELPKERHRIEGLGGSVMKKSGVNRVVWKRPRLTHNGPVRRSTVIDQIPFLAVARALGDLWSYDFYSGEFVVSPEPDTSVVRLDPRRHRYVILGSDGLWNMVPPQDAVTMCQDHDEALAPFGVSSARRLVSHALLRWRQRMLRADNTSVIVIALQEPGGLRLPLHREEVIFNLAEGPGRHPSTLLTEVSTAGARTPHYEMPSPVMELPPGRERRDGPSASLCDLPGSPEEVTSQSGGPADRATGTPPSEGEPPGCKRIPEGEPCSSPAGKRARRGLPRPPHCLPSPGIPRRRNGERPAVRRGGRGHKHPPNVSALLQQHRKATVCVC, from the exons ATGGAAAATTCACTGTTGGTACGAGTGAGTGTCTTCTCGGACCAAGGAGGCAGGAAATACATGGAAGATGTAACCGAGGTTGTAGTGGAGCAAGAGCCGAGCGAGGGTGAGCTTGATTCGGTCAGAGTTGCGGAGGCAAAAGTGGACATCTGTGGTTGTGCTCACTACACGCCGGGGAACGAACTTCAGGATCCAACTCAAAGCAATGTTGTCATTAGTCCTCTTCCCGCCACTGTGTCATGGACACAACACGTTACAGCCGATGAACACAAAAGTAGTTGcacatttacaacagcactgggGCAGGATGGAGAAGCAGCAACCAAGATTGGACCACGGCGGTCTGTGGCCTTCTTCGCGGTGTTTGACGGTCACGGAGGTCGAGAGGCAGCCCATTTTGCACGGGATCATTTGTGGGACTTCATAAAGAAGCAGCGTGGATTTTGGTCTAAGGATTACGAGGAAGTATGCGCAGCGATCCGCAAAGGGTTTGTTGCCTGCCACCATGCCATGTGGAAGAAGCTGC cGGAGTGGCCCAAGACCCTCACGGGGCTCCCCAGCACGTCTGGCACCACGGCCAGCGTGGTGGTGATCCGGGGGGACTGCATGTTCGTGGCCCACGTGGGGGACTCTGCGGTGGTGCTCGGGGTGCGGGAGCATCCATCCGACCGCCTGATCCGGGCGGTGGAGGTCACGCAGGACCACAAGCCGGAGCTCCCCAAGGAGAGGCACCGCATCGAGGGACTGGGAGGCAG TGTGATGAAGAAGTCAGGGGTGAACCGTGTGGTGTGGAAGAGGCCCAGGCTAACCCACAATGGCCCAGTCAGGAGAAGCACCGTTATCGACCAGATCCCCTTCCTTGCAGTGGCGCGAGCACTGG GCGACCTGTGGAGCTATGACTTCTACAGCGGGGAGTTTGTGGTGTCCCCGGAGCCCGACACCAGCGTGGTGAGGCTGGACCCCAGGCGCCATCGTTACGTCATCCTGGGCAGTGATGGGCTGTGGAACATGGTCCCCCCGCAGGACGCCGTCACCATGTGCCAGGACCACGACGAGGCCTTG GCGCCATTCGGGGTGTCGTCCGCCCGCCGGCTGGTGAGCCATGCCCTCCTGCGCTGGCGGCAGCGCATGCTGCGTGCCGACAACACCAGCGTCATCGTCATCGCGCTGCAGGAGCCCGGGGGGCTGCGGCTCCCCCTGCACCGCGAGGAGGTGATCTTCAACCTGGCGGAGGGGCCCGGGCGCCACCCCAGCACCCTGCTCACCGAGGTCAGCACTGCAGGCGCAAGG acCCCGCACTATGAGATGCCCTCGCCTGTAATGGAGCTGCCTCCAGGCCGGGAGCGACGGGATGGCCCCTCTGCGAGCCTCTGCGACCTCCCCGGCTCCCCTGAGGAGGTGACGTCACAGAGCGGCGGCCCCGCGGACAGGGCCACGGGCACTCCGCCCAGCGAGGGCGAGCCGCCCGGCTGCAAACGCATCCCCGAGGGCGAGCCCTGCTCCAGCCCGGCTGGGAAGAGGGCCCGCCGCGGGCTCCCGCGGCCCCCGCactgcctcccctcccccggcATCCCGCGGCGCAGGAACGGCGAGCGGCCGGCGGTGCGGCGTGGCGGGAGGGGACACAAGCACCCCCCCAACGTCTCcgccctcctgcagcagcaccgCAAGGCCACCGTGTGCGTGTGCTGA
- the LOC118775571 gene encoding amyloid protein-binding protein 2, with translation MAAVELEWIPETLYNTAISAVVDNYSRSRRDIRSLPENIQFDVYYKLYQQGRLCQLGGEFCELEVFAKVLRASDKRHLLHHCFQALMDHGVKVASVLASSFSRRCSYIAESDAHVKEKAIQFGFVLGGFLSDAGWYGDAEKVFLSCLQLCTLHDEVLHWYRAVECCVRLLHVRNGNCKYHLGEETFKLAQSYMDKLAKHGHQANKAALYGELCALLFAKSHYDEAYRWCIEAMREITVGLPVKVVVDVLRQASKACVVKREFRKAEQLIKHAVFLAREHFGHKHPKYSDTLLDYGFYLLNVDNICQSVAIYQTALDIRQSVFGGKNIHVATAHEDLAYSSYVHQYSSGKFDNALFHAERAIDIITHILPEDHLLLASSKRVKALILEEIAIDCHNKETEERLLQEAHDLHLSSLQLAKKAFGEFNVQTAKHYGNLGRLYQSMRKFKEAEEMHIKAIQIKEQLLGQEDYEVALSVGHLASLYNYDMNQYDDAEKLYLRSIAIGKKLFGEGYSGLEYDYRGLIKLYNSVGNYEKVFEYHNILSNWNRLRDRQFAVADALEDVNTSPQATEEVVQSFLLSQGHGPGHACLG, from the exons atggCCGCAGTGGAGCTCGAATGGATCCCGGAGACACTGTACAACACTGCTATTTCAGCCGTTGTGGACAATTACAGCCGATCGCGAAGGGACATACGCTCCCTTCCTGAAAATATACAGTTTGATGTCTATTACAAG CTGTACCAGCAGGGCCGGCTCTGCCAGCTGGGAGGGGAGTTCTGCGAGCTGGAGGTCTTCGCCAAAGTCCTGCGAGCGTCCGACAAAAG ACACCTCCTACACCACTGTTTCCAGGCCCTCATGGACCATGGTGTGAAAGTGGCCTCTGTCCTAGCCAGCTCCTTCAGCCGCCGCTGTTCCTACATCGCAGAGTCTGATGCACACGTCAAAGAGAAAGCCATTCAGTTTGGCTTTGTTTTAG GGGGCTTCCTGTCAGATGCGGGCTGGTACGGTGATGCAGAGAAAGTGTTCCTGTCCTGCCTGCAGCTGTGCACGCTGCATGACGAGGTCCTGCACTGGTATCGTGCTGTGGAGTGTTGTGTGAG GTTGCTTCATGTCCGCAATGGAAACTGTAAATACCATCTGGGAGAGGAGACCTTCAAGCTGGCCCAGTCTTACATGGACAAACTAGCCAAACATGGACACCAGGCCAACAAAGCGGCACTCTACGGAGAACTGTGTGCCCTGCTCTTTGCCAAGAGCCACTACGATGAG GCATACAGGTGGTGTATAGAGGCCATGAGGGAGATCACAGTGGGCTTGCCTGTCAAAGTGGTGGTCGATGTTCTGAGACAGGCCTCTAAG GCCTGTGTGGTAAAGCGGGAGTTTCGGAAGGCAGAACAGCTCATTAAACATGCAGTATTTCTGGCCCG GGAACACTTTGGACACAAGCATCCCAAATACTCAGACACTCTTCTAGATTATGGGTTCTACCTGCTAAATGTAGATAACATCTGTCAATCTGTCGCCATTTACCAG ACGGCCCTGGATATTCGGCAGTCGGTGTTTGGAGGAAAGAACATCCACGTAGCAACAGCACACGAAGACCTGGCGTATTCTTCCTATGTACACCAGTACAGCTCTGGCAAATTCGACAATGCATT ATTCCACGCAGAACGTGCCATAGACATCATCACTCACATTCTCCCTGAGGACCACCTCCTGCTGGCCTCGTCCAAAAGGGTGAAAG CCCTCATCCTGGAAGAGATCGCCATCGACTGCCACAACAAAGAAACGGAGGagaggctgctgcaggaggCACACGACCTGCacctttcctctctccagctgGCCAAAAAAGCGTTCGGGGAGTTCAACGTGCAGACCGCGAAACATTACGGCAACTTGGGACGGCTCTACCAGTCCATGCGCAAGTTCAAG GAGGCGGAGGAGATGCACATCAAGGCCATCCAGATCAAGGAGCAGCTCCTGGGCCAGGAGGACTATGAGGTGGCACTGTCCGTGGGCCACCTGGCCTCCCTCTACAACTACGACATGAACCAGTACGATGACGCCGAGAAGCTCTACCTGCGCTCCATAGCCATCG GCAAGAAGCTGTTCGGCGAGGGCTACAGCGGACTGGAGTACGACTACAGGGGCCTGATCAAACTGTACAACTCGGTGGGAAACTACGAGAAGGTGTTTGAGTACCACAACATTCTGTCCAACTGGAACCGCCTGAGGGACCGGCAGTTTGCGGTGGCCGACGCCCTGGAGGACGTCAACACCAGCCCGCAGGCCACCGAGGAGGTGGTGCAGTCCTTCCTGCTGTCACAGGGCCATGGGCCCGGACACGCCTGCTTAGGCTGA